One Campylobacter sputorum subsp. sputorum DNA segment encodes these proteins:
- a CDS encoding helix-turn-helix transcriptional regulator: protein MDKNLKNIYIKFVNFLAEILGENYEIVLHDISEEGSKIVAIKNSHISGRNINSPMTGFALELIQSKRYLECDYLTNYKATTRLNLGISGSTFFIKNGDKLEGMLCINYDGSKYAKIVNEILSLGNINPFLDPKMFMEDAVEQLSDSIDEIIENILSIKSSDTKDLKPKQKSQCISKLYEKGIFNIKNAIPAVAKYLNLSEPSVYRYLQKIQTSKNL, encoded by the coding sequence ATGGATAAAAATTTAAAAAATATTTATATCAAATTTGTAAATTTTTTAGCTGAAATTTTAGGCGAAAATTATGAAATTGTTCTTCACGATATAAGCGAGGAAGGCTCAAAGATTGTAGCTATTAAAAATTCTCATATAAGCGGAAGAAACATTAATTCTCCTATGACAGGTTTTGCTTTAGAATTAATACAATCAAAAAGATATTTAGAATGTGATTATTTAACTAATTATAAAGCTACCACTAGATTAAATTTAGGAATTAGTGGTTCTACATTTTTTATAAAAAATGGCGATAAATTAGAAGGTATGCTTTGCATTAATTATGATGGTAGTAAATATGCAAAAATAGTAAATGAAATTTTATCTCTTGGAAATATAAATCCATTTTTAGATCCAAAAATGTTTATGGAAGATGCCGTAGAGCAGTTAAGTGATAGTATTGATGAGATTATAGAAAATATTTTGTCAATCAAATCTAGCGATACTAAAGATTTAAAACCAAAGCAAAAATCACAATGTATTAGCAAGCTTTATGAAAAAGGTATATTTAATATTAAAAACGCTATTCCTGCGGTTGCAAAATATTTAAATTTATCAGAACCAAGTGTTTATAGATATTTGCAAAAAATACAAACTTCAAAGAATTTATAA
- a CDS encoding RidA family protein — protein MHKLPYSSYRTCGEFIFISGQLPVDLESGDICGDIKTQTRNSLLNIKKILSSLNLDIGSVVKTTVFLQDMKNFDAMNEVYADFFANPYPARSAFVVKELPKNALVEIEAIVYKG, from the coding sequence ATGCATAAGTTGCCTTACAGCTCTTACAGAACTTGCGGTGAGTTTATTTTTATCTCAGGACAACTTCCGGTTGATTTAGAGAGTGGAGATATATGCGGTGATATTAAAACCCAAACTAGAAATTCTCTTCTTAATATCAAAAAAATACTATCTTCTCTAAATTTAGATATAGGCAGTGTTGTTAAAACAACTGTGTTTTTGCAAGATATGAAAAATTTTGATGCAATGAACGAAGTATATGCTGATTTTTTTGCTAATCCATATCCTGCCAGAAGTGCTTTTGTGGTAAAAGAACTTCCAAAAAACGCATTAGTTGAAATAGAAGCTATTGTATACAAAGGATGA